From Malaya genurostris strain Urasoe2022 chromosome 2, Malgen_1.1, whole genome shotgun sequence:
GTCAATGGAAACAAAATAATCGATTctgttttaataaaaataataacgaaTTCGTCTCATTTTAAGAAGGACAAAAATCAACTatgaaattttggaactgtAATCGTACTGATTTCTATTCTGTGAACTTTAATGATTTATAGTTTGATCATTTTTTTCTTACAGGAATTTCTCGCTTGCGCTCTAAAGCAAATTGACGTGTTGACTGATGATGGGATACAGATTGAAAAATATATTGACTTTCTTTCCGAAGGTCACGATGTTCAAGCCCTTTCCGAAGTCATTAATAAATGTGCCACGGTAGATGGAGATACCGTCACAGATAAGGGATATAACTTCTACAAGTGTTTTTGGGACACGAAAGACTTTGATTTGTAAATATCGAATGAAAGGAATAGTTTTCTGATCTGTCGAAGTGTATTCTCATTTTGACTAAACCTTGATTTCGTGTACATAAATGAAATCAGTCTagttgaaagaagaaaaaaattagacGAACTCGAGCTAATACTTGAACTTAATAGTGATTGACTTTGGTCGCGGAAGCAACAGTGTCTGTACCTCTTTATTCGTTTGCATATCCTTGAGGTCTAGATGTAAAATTATAatttatacatattttttttctcaaacaaGAAATATTGTTGCCTTTGGTTTTCGGGCTGAAGGATATCTAGGAAAATTTGTGTTCTATTCAAGTATTTAAGAATGTATCACACATATCTCGGTATAATTATTTAATCACACAGTTACTCTgatgtaatgtaatgtaacaGTTAGTTAGTTAAAGAAAATATACTAGTTTTAGGGCAATGGTAAATAAAATTAGTTCCCAAAAAAttgtattgaataaaaaaaataaccattAAATATTGGTCAGCGTTTACTTACTTAGTTTTTACTTAGTTCTTATAGAACTTGAGTCTTTTAATACATTGCCACATTGTTTATTTTACTGTAACGCTCCTAGCAGTcaaatgtggattttttttgttgcgatCCAATTTGTTTTAAAGAAATCAAAGATGGATATGTGCTTCGAAAATCCGATGTGGTCAGGTTGCTAAATAGTCGTTGAAATTGGTTAAATCGACCGTTCGATCGGCAGGATCACAGCAAGCGGATTGGAATGTGTTGAGAACGGGCAAACCCAAAGTTGTCGGATTCTGATCATCTCAAAACAAATCAATGTTAACCAAAGCTCCATCAGAAGATCTAACCACTCTTTTCGGGCTAGTAAAAAAACATACAAGACACTGAAACAGGATctagtggtcaaaattcgtgcgcgGAAGTTGTACAATGAGGTTCTTACGAAATACGTAGGAAGCAACTTTACGACGACGGACGACGGAACGTACGTGAAGATGATTTATGGGCAGCTTGCCGGACAAAATTTCTATAAAGCCATAAAGCATAAAGCTCGAGGTGATGTCTCTTGCATGATAAAATTCATTTTCGTCGAAAATTCGCAAGAAAGTTTATGATATAGTAAGGTATTTGCATTTGTGGACAAAAACCCAAGCTGTCGAGGAAAACAAGACTATGAATTCCCAAATGTACGAGCAAGTGTGTTCTTATGCACATTAAAGCTCACAATAGAATCTTTTGGCACGATTTGGCAAACTGTCACTGCAGCGGATACGTGCTACAGTTATATCAAGTCAAAAGAGtggatttatttgaaaaagatttgaaTTCACCCTCGATTCCGTTCAAATGAGAGATTGTGGGTGAACAGAAGTTGCAGAAAAGTGGAAAGTTGAGATGCGACAGATATGAAAAGAAGGTGGATCAAAATGGCTGCTCAGGTTGGCCAACAGAGTGTCCAACATGTTATGAGTGGCATTAACCGTAAAGTTTGAGACTTCATCGAAACCGAATcgaaaaaatttgttcaatttacatgatttttctcTTGAGTACTCAATGTGTTATTAGTTGAATGGTGTGTTATTAGCTAATAaaacatgatcagtatctaacggggaaacagattggaaaactgacatgtgaacacaatgatgtaatgaaaaccgcgaaaatgttaccgcagagacgggactcgaacccgtagctaactcctaaccggggaaattgttttaccaattaaactaccctgcatatgaaaatacatgaagagaaagtccaattgattggacgaaaactaagcatgcttcgctgtacttagccaccacggtattcacttacagtcccgtatcgacggaaacaaattcaacagaaacacatacaatgatcacgagtctatttctacccatctattttggccgcacgatactgattcgagacttttgtttttgtctatttcgctatctacgagattacacacgatagtttcatccatcgatttcatggatctccactagtgtgaggtagcagcagtgacgattgtgtgatctcaaacacaatggtaaaggtaCACAAACCTTTTATTGACCTTCAACagtttgttttagtctttgttaagacgtagagccgtcttgagctagttttaatatgatcagtatctacgggactgtaagtgaataccgtggtggctagatacagcgaagcatgcttagttttcgtccaatcaattggactttctcttcatgtattttcatatgcagggtagtttaattggtaaaacaatttccccggttaggagttagctacgggttcgagtcccgtctctgcggtaacattttcgcggttttcattacatcattgtgttcacatgtcagttttccaatctgtttccccgttagatactgattatattaaaactagctcaagacggctctacgtcttaacaaagactaaaacaaatcgttaaTAGAACATGATAATTTTATGGTTTGacttttataataaaaaacgtTATGTCTATGCTTAGAAACAATCGTGTGAATTTACGtcttaatagatgcacataaaaggagcgtcgtaattcacttaaattAACAAtgaaaagcatgtaaagatatgttaagtcatatctttaacttcacagttagtttagttgaagtttacatcgatacatacacaatttttttgcatggtaatagatgtaatattgtgtcattatcgaaaaaaatgcggcatgcttgaattcatGTCAagagtaaatttaattttttcaaagtattcTTTAAACATTTGATTTTCCATGCAGTTCCGTATTGACTTTTGAAAGGGTTATCAAACTGGAAAAGTTGGAATCTTTTTCGCACTTgagacaaatgagatgaaaatgaagaaaacgtATTATGCGTCATTTTGCAAAACTAACCTTATGCTAATTTACAGTAAGAGGaaatatatttaaagacaaagtttataaaaaatacaaaaaaagatATTAATGCCATAAGGGATGAATATCGTGCACAGAACATATAAACACGCCTATAGTTATACTCGTCGATGTATCATACGTCATACATGAATTGCATCGTATTATGTCGAAGGTTCATGATATTAGATTATTCATGTTCTATTTTCATGACATGAAAATACAATGCTTTTCCATCGTGGAATCATGTATTAATTTGCTTCTTAGTAGAATAATCTATTGGAGAAATCAGCTTGACAATAAATGTCCAAGTTGTCCAAGCTAAGGTTATCAGCACTCATCAGAACAGCACTTTAAAAATCTTCATTATTAATGTTTTCAATTTGCACGATAACTTGCCCTTTTTATGATAAATATTAGGTGCAATAAAATTTGGACCAACCAATTTTATTATTAAGTAAATCAAGCTTTCCATTCATGAAGATAGCTGTGAGGAAACAATTCTCTTTTGTCATGAGCCGTAACATTTGCGCCTATAGAATAGAGTAGGAGTAGAGACATAAAaatttattgcaaaaaaaaaaaacaaaacaattaagAAGgtcggatcacgaattgaagaggctactgggtttggtatattcaacaattatgtttcggtttcattcaggcttcaagaacctgcatctgtttatatagcagagttagcagcagttcattatagttttagtgtaatcgtcacattatctttaAACCATTGTTTTCTTTTCACCGATactctgagtgcaattgaagcaattcgctcaaaggctgctggcaaaattgaaccgtttttcttgggcaaaataaaactgtGCCttaacgtcatattgaataataattatcaaatcacaatagtttgggtcccggctcattgctccattccaggcaatgaaagagccgatattttagccaaacgtggtgctatggaGGGTGAAATTGATGAGAGATCGATTGCttccaacgaattctatagcgcgtctcgccaaagaacatttGCCAGcttgcaagcttcttgggataaagatgatctgggtcggtggatgcactcaattattcctaaaatatcgacaaaggcatggttcaggggactggatgtgagtagagatttcattcgtgtgatgtccagactcatgttcaatcactacacgttagacgcacatctccttcgaattggactttccgagactaatcattgtgcttgtggcgaaggttacaacagtgtttagattaactaatgaataccaacatacttatatgatattcgaaatgtattaggtttaaagtactatatattgtggatgccacggcgaaggaaaacttatgtatattgcctatgaaataaacgtatttatgaaaaaaaaattaaaaaggtaACAGTACCAGTAAATCGCAAATCCATCATGATTACGTTCGTCCACATACTTCACCTGTCGAACATTTTTGAAGCTGAATTAAGAATTGTTCCTAGTTGGTGATTCAGTGCGTAGATCTCATGACCCAGTTCTCGtacgttcgagccccgacctggaaggatacacccgaacctccatttacgtaacgtatatatgtatatatgtattgatatacgtacgcatgtgtgcaaatatttgtatttcttaatacatataaatattggtgaagtcaaagcgatcatttatatgtataaatatatacacatatacgcaaacgagtgagtgtgtaagcatacatacatacatatataagattcgtaaatggaggtttgggtgtacttaaTGTCAAAAAGATCGTAGCCACAAAATTCTTGTGAGCGTCGTGTTTCacgcaaatttttattcaagaacatgtaaaattgtgtaattTGAAAAATACGTGTATTGATATCGaagtaaataaaaaacaaaagatggaTTGCAGcttcgcgacttgaaccgagcaaaacattagatcacaaagcacaccagttaatcgactgagccatagAAGCACATATCTATTCAATGAATAACTGTTACAATGAataatttatacatataaatacaTGCCGAGTATGAATTACATTCCGGAGCCTGAAAAGTTCTGTACGAGTGGAATGTTGCGTCAATTGAAAAGTTAAGTACAcagttagaaaaatttacatctttatagatgcatttcaaagcatgtaaagataagtcatatcattaacttcacagttaatttggctgaagcttacatcgatacagacgcaaaattaatTTTTACTTGTTATaaaatgtaatattgtgtcatcaccgaagaaattacgacaggcttgaatttacatcaagcgtaaattttattttttctaagagtgtagttatgaattgtatcgtttgtaaaattatgtcacctgtaaagttcatcatttttttctgtgcataACACTAGCCAACTTGGATACTCGATTAGAAACTTCTGGAGCAGGAATGTTGTAACCGTTCGTGTAACTAGTCTACAAGATTTTATAATCTCGGTGGCTTTTGAACCACTATCGCAAACGAGAAACCACCGGTCGAGTGTTTGCCCGACTACTGGATTGAAAACTTCGCAGGGGATGCCTAGAATGGTTTTTGAATGTTTGAACGAATTGGTAAATGCTACCATTGGTAATGATAAATAGAGTGTGTtgttttgtagattttttttttattaaaaatgccATGCCATGTAgagatttaataaaaaaaatgttcttttAATTACTGGATCTCGTTGTTACCCTTTGTTTGGGAAAGAAGCATTCTCATTGCTGTCCTGAAAATTAAGTGGGGGTTGGGGGCAACGGTCTACTTTTCACGTTCTCGTCCATCGGTCCGGTATTGTCATGTTTGTAAATAGCTGAAGCAGACAGGCATTGTTGTACATTGATCATTTTTTCTGAAGTACTGGCGTTGTTGAAGACTGGTGTAGATCAAGTATCGGGGTGTAGATGACGTCTTGTCAAATTTCTCGTAAGACTGACTCGCATAACTGTTTTGTGCGTCGCAGTACGTTTGTTCGCAGGATAGTTTCATATTACTCTAACGCTACTAGCTAATAGTTTCCAGTAATATGATTCACTAATATGTTTTATAACGTTAATGCATATGTCAATGACGGTGCCTTTTCGTACAAAAATAGTAAATTGACAGTTTCATCAATCATTCATTGAATGTTTTAGTCTGAGTTGAAGATATTTTATTTGACTATAAAATAGTATACGAGCATCAAGATCGATTCAGTTCTTTGCGGCATCGCGTTAAGTAAGAGATCGTTTGATCAATTGAAACAATATGAATTTCATAGGAAATGTAATATTATTGGGACTAGTAACCTTGTGTCTGGTATGTTTCGAAATTTAACACATTAAAATGAATACAATGTAACAATATTACGTTACAGGCTAAGTatacagaaaaacaaaatcaattcaCAGCTGATGTGTACGCAAAATGTGCCATAGAATTGGCTATGGTAATCGACAGTGACTTTATAGAACGTTCCAAAATCACCGGAAACGTTTTTACAAATGATGAGGCATCGAAGGTAAGCAACAACTGCGAAAGTTATTTGGTCATATCGCAAAACTTCGAACTGCTATGATTCAGAATATGGTTCAATTCGTTTTGCAGAAATTGTTAGCCTGTTGGTATACTCAAGCTGGTATGATTGACTCAGATGGAAACATTAGAGTTCAAGCATTAGTCGACTATCTGTCCGAAGGCCGCGATGTTCAGGCCTTAACAGACGTCGTCGAAAAATGTGCTACGGTGGATGGAGATACCGTCGAAGATAAGGCATATAATTTTGAACAGTGCTTCTGGAAAGAATTGACCTTTGAGTTGTAAGACCTGAATACAGCATTGAAAGttataatttttcttttctGATTATTATCCTTGgtattgaataaataaatagactGTTATTAAAATTGTTTGCATTTATAGAAGAAATAACTCGTTTGAGTCCACCTAGCGATGTATAATCATTATACTATGATATTGTTAAACAATTCACACTAGGCATTGGTATATGCGCGCAAGTAAACTATTCACTACTTTTGACTTTCATCATTATTAATATaaataaaacccttcttaatccacctagtggtgtgataatgcctttctcttctttcataacagtctcatgaaaatatgtttcatacttttattaaataaatttggatactaattttgacaccaattgattcagattgattcgagtagttcacaaaagcatgcttcagtgtttatgtcacatagtcagcatcatttttccaaactagtgcttgacatttgcgttgcctatttgtaatcagtgatgctaatctaaaaaaagccttcttagtccactcagtggaattttcatatatcttgaaaaatcaccataggggggagtacatgaaattttcgaaatcgaaaaaaaaatttgatgccaaaaggcttagaattgcatgaaacgtcgagatttagtgtcatctcgaaaaaaattttttttgaaaaagtcgactttttgggacttagaaaaaatatgaaaatttttctaagtcccagaaagttgattttaaaaaaaaaaattttttttgagaggtcactaaatttcgatgtttcatgcagttttaagagtttcggcatcaaaaaaaattttcgattttggaaatttcatgtactcccccctatggtgctttttcaagatcgaaaattgtcaaacctttaccaccgggcagcaccccttaagcatgtccgatttaggtcaaattttgcatgaagacttttttcgaggtgcttaaacttttgagcactagaacttaacaaaaaagagttgatcccaaaattttggcacccttatatatataagagcggtaaaaatcaacgtgttttgtcggttacgtcacttataccatcatatatctggaaccaaaagtcacaaccatttgatcttcgaacttgatcaacggcccgatagtagctttcaaactagcccaagtttgttaaaatcggatcagccatctctgagaaaattgagcgcgttcaaatacaacgatttttgtcggttacgtcacttatacaatcatatctccggaaccaaaagtcacagccatttgatcttcaaacttgatcaatggtccgacagtagctttcaaacgagcccaagtttgttcaaatcggttcagccatctctgagaaaattgagcgcgttcaaatacaacgctttttgtcggttacatcacttatacaatcatatctccggaaccaaaagtcacagccatttgatcttcgaacttgatcaatggcccgacagtagctttcaaacgaccccaagtttgttaaaatcggttgagccatctctgagaaaatacacacacacacacacacacatacaaatacACACAtagatattttccgatctcgacgaactgagtcgaatggtatataacactatgggtctccgaggctccgttcgaaagtcgggttttccagcaattctaatacctttctatagagaaaggcaaaaacggtgTGATACCGATCGGTTTGGCGTGATGTACGCCACTACTTTGTCATCTAAAATAGGTCATCTGAGACCAGGGTTTCTGCCTGATCTTGGCAAATCCTTTAAGAAAAATCTGTATCATGCTTATTGGTGTTCACACTTATGTGGTGAATTAAATCCGTGTCGCAATTTGATTCTAGGTTGCAATTTGATTCTTGTCATTGTATCAATTCACAACTGAAATGAAGCAATTCGAATGCACCGTCACTTTTGATAGGAGAACATACGTTTTTCAATGTATACACTAAAAAACCAGATGATTAAGATCGCGTCCAAAGATGCTgaatacttttcgatacacttctcaCGCTTAAATTTTATGTCTAACATTTTCATATTCGATATACCCGTTATCTGAAGCAAATCATTAAACTCTACTGAATTCAACAGCATACACTGCGACGTCAACATTTCCAATAGGCCTAAAAGTCAATGACAGATTCttcttgtttattttctctttcgattattcctTCATTATACAGTTGTTCGTCAGCTGATGAGTTATTAATAGACTGATTGGACGCTTCCTCTACACAATGTCCGTTATTTGaatcattccaaaataaaaCAGCTTTAGCGTAtaggcaagatgccaaatcaagtCAAAAAAGGCGTCGACGAATCAAGAAACCTTTGAAATGCCTTTTATAAGTATTGGCGGCGTTCTCAGTGACAAAGCACTAGGCTCACGAACGAATTCTTAAATTGTCCGAGGTTTCgaccgtttttgatggcctttttcaagggaaatttaGTCAATTCGTTTTTTTCGAATACGTTGATTGCCAACGGCAAGAAGTTAAACTATTTTAAACGGCTTTAATTGCTTTGCGGAAATTTGCATTTGCTGGTCGATAACAGTTTCAGACTCTAATTGACTAAATTTTCCCTTGAAAtaggccatcaaaaacggttAAAACATCGGGAAATTTAAGAATTAAATGATTTGTGACCGAGAAAGCCGTCAATACTTACAAACACTAATCTTCCAGTCGTTACAATCATCatactttgaaataaaaatagatgCTCCTCTCAGCTTTCTTCGTGGTATACTCACTTATTCATAGTTCGGGGTTTCAAcataattttaactttttctgTCACAGCTGCAAATAGCTTGCAACATTAAATAATCTTGAGGAAACTTTGCCTTTTCTTCGTACAGAAATACTCCATTTAAATGCATGCCAGTGTAAAGTTCAATGCTGGTAGCTGTTTAAACTcttcaatgacattcgtttcGTTGTCTATTATTACACAATCATAATTTGCTCAGAAACCGCTATAAAAGTTAGTGATTTAGCCGTTGTAATTTAAGTACATGCTCCTAGTAGTAATGTCAGTGGAAGTTCTTCtccatccaaaacctccttggAATATAGGTCTAACAACGTAACCGATTACAATAGAGAGTTTATTATATACCTGAAACAGCTATAAATAGTCAAGTAAGCAATGTATAGCTCGCAAAATATGAACAGAGAAAAAAAGTTAGGCATTAGCCGTTGTAGTTTTTGCTGTGGCACAATAAATtatccaagtagttcttggatcttgcaACATCTCTTACGGATTTACACAGTCGCAGAATATTCTCAGATGGTACTAGATATTTTTCTCAGATGGTACTAGATattaattagattttttatgttatttacactaaaatcgaaaggaattgaaaaaaaaccttttttttacgcgaaaagTTGGAAATAACgggatgttttatttaatttacgtgaAATTAAATTTACGTTATGCATTGAACCTTATGTATTGAACCGACCACCcgaactgggaaccggtatgGGTGAATTCGGTTCGTTTGGCCTGCAACTAACATAATCTATAAATTggaattaaatttagaacaaaatttctgttttttgcattatcgctgtAGATGATGGGTAGCTATTTTATGCACAACTCaccttgtatttccggaaccggaagccggatccggacCAAATTTTAAATCGGATTATGACAAagcaataaattttcatttgagtctaagtttgtgaaaattggagtgatttcctgTTTGGTGCACACGATCACTTTATCCGGCATTTTCGGAACGATCCTGTATATCCAAAATTAATGTCTTCGGCCATCATCTAACCAAATGACAAATACCTATTGGAAGAATTATATGgttagatgaaaatattttactcGATTTTTCAGTCATATATAGAAATACGCTCTTGATCTTGAAATTTTTATGCTTATTCGcttgtacttccgaaaccggaagtcatatccgGTTGAAATTCGAAAAAGTTCCATGGCATTGTAATGCCATTCATTTgatcctaagcttgttaaaattggtccATCGATCGGTTCTTGGTACACAtttaaaaaatccctgtgattttacatcttattagatgcacataaaaggagcgtcacaGTTCACGCAAGTTCACGTGGAAgatcatttaatattgtgtttaaaactccatgacatgaaattcgtggaaataaaaaaaggatactgatagcaaccgccgcgacttgaaccgagaatcattggatcgcatgtacgtctgttaatcgactgagccacagaagcatgcatctgctgggttggtaaaaggtgcatttaaattcatataatcgcacctgctagcagaatgcaagttacagtcgaaaccagtaaaattaaagctaatctaacattaagtcaatacaaatgaaattttccgtcatttgacgaattaggtctgtatgaattacatcgtatgaggaatcaAGTCACCTAtattattcagatttttttgttGTGTACATTTTTCCCAGTAACTTCGAAACCGAAAgatattcaatagcaggttgtgcactccaaaaaaatttgaattttacaggtgacttaatccttcatacgatgtaatttataaagacctaatttgtcaagtgacggaaaattttatttgtaatgacttaatgttagatgagcttgaattttactggtttcgactgtaatttgcgttctgctagcaggtgcgactgtatgaatttaaatgcacttttttcagccaagcagatgcatgcttctgtggcagaGGCGATTACTAtcagtattatttttttatttcaatgaatttcatgtcgtggagttttagacacaatattaaatgttcttccacgtatatTTGCGTGAActtcgacgctccatttatgtgcatctaataagatgtaaaatcacaggattttttttaagtgtgtgggtCGAAAGTCGAGTGCACCTTTTTTCACTCCCGAACTGGAATTtcgatttggataaaattcaatagcacgcTATAGgatcaagagacctttcatttgaaccgaagtttgtgaaaatcggttcagccatccgggaaaatcgagttcataCTTTTGTTTCATATACATATTAACagacggaaagaccgaaatcagcattttggcgaaagaaATAAGTtgattttccgattttttttactaatttcgaTTCTCTTAATAATGATAAAGTACACACTTAAGTTTGATTACAAATCTGAAGCTgaatttttcagtgaaaatattatttcatcacagcggtgctttaaggtactgctgtcaataaatgtttattcgtgctgatatatcagtagattgagaatgttcggtagttcggctgttctaaGCTcatcaaaagatgaaaaaaatacCAATGGAGTTGAGTGTGCATCAGTTGAaatagctatttttttagttgaatttaccAATTAATCGtgatgtcatttcttagctaaggcacactccatttccattcaactattttgtttagttgaattagaaaaataaaattttgttttcaaccaacataaatggttgaattgaatTGGTTTCAGCAATCTgctgctatatggcgcactgtcaccgaaaacatGTTAACACTGTAATgaatactagccactagatggcatactactaccgaaaagaattttgtcttttctatgttggcaggtataaatacgatagcGACTTCCCGTGTtgtatttataggaaaagacatAAATGAAAGATAAActtctttttcataaaatttctcTTCTTAATAACTCTTTTCTCATTCGTCTCAGCGAAATTGATTTTCTTGATCCAAAACTATTGTTTGAACAAATATAAACCTACctttctttttgtttcgatatagccTTCTGCTAAAAAAACTACAACCAGTTTCAATATAGGTTGGAAGACACAACGAACTTCGTTTGACATATACGATtaaagtgcaacattcgaatctcacttcactgttccacgtgaaaacattattacgctcATTCGCATCAAATGCgcgcaaattctgaataaatacactttccactaacagtttacggcatttttatatatcggtttagaaatttgaatgtgtatatatcgtaacacatgcgaaaagcaTCAACACATTTTGcaaacagtttcaacaagactatgcTTCTTAGCTTGTCatttgattgttttgcttttatacttctcatgagtttttagctaataaacttgttaataaaaccaatttcatttttgtttactttgtgcTGTCTTTGAGCAGTGATGGAGACAGATAGACAGagtcaaattttctaattttaatcacaaaattagttgtcaatgaaaaATTCGTATTGGATTAGATTTGTTagggtttgtgtccaggatattcgcca
This genomic window contains:
- the LOC131428428 gene encoding uncharacterized protein LOC131428428 is translated as MNFLASVTLLGLAAFTLAALTPEQQEEADMAIGQCATDLGFQLDGDIIVIVKYNGTLFPGDENSKEFLACALKQIDVLTDDGIQIEKYIDFLSEGHDVQALSEVINKCATVDGDTVTDKGYNFYKCFWDTKDFDL
- the LOC131428424 gene encoding uncharacterized protein LOC131428424 — translated: MNFIGNVILLGLVTLCLAKYTEKQNQFTADVYAKCAIELAMVIDSDFIERSKITGNVFTNDEASKKLLACWYTQAGMIDSDGNIRVQALVDYLSEGRDVQALTDVVEKCATVDGDTVEDKAYNFEQCFWKELTFEL